In Leptolyngbya sp. CCY15150, one DNA window encodes the following:
- a CDS encoding LapA family protein, with protein sequence MRQINSVLIFVLGLGLMLFSIQNTDIVAIHVMQGIEFRAPLAIELLVAMGAGAMMAWVFSVWSRLQSLVANRQTIKQRDTQIKQLEKDLEQYKLQLENQPLQLPASPPSGDQEDDTTDPAAQSA encoded by the coding sequence ATGCGTCAGATTAACTCCGTACTCATTTTTGTGCTGGGTTTGGGCTTGATGTTGTTTAGTATTCAAAATACGGACATCGTTGCCATTCACGTCATGCAGGGAATTGAGTTTCGGGCTCCCCTAGCCATTGAGCTGCTGGTGGCCATGGGAGCTGGGGCGATGATGGCCTGGGTCTTTAGTGTTTGGTCACGGCTGCAAAGCCTAGTCGCTAACCGTCAAACCATTAAACAGCGAGATACCCAAATCAAGCAGCTTGAAAAGGATTTAGAGCAGTACAAGCTGCAGTTGGAGAATCAACCGTTGCAGCTACCGGCCTCACCCCCAAGTGGCGACCAAGAGGATGACACTACCGATCCTGCTGCCCAAAGCGCTTAG
- the glmM gene encoding phosphoglucosamine mutase: MVVSAVINGAGHEPPQAGSAEWQAIALPETQLFGTDGIRGRVGDVLTAPLALKVGFWAGQVLQASSPSVGPVLIGQDSRNSGPMLAMALSAGLTAAGLEVWNLGLCPTPTVAYLTHALDAVGGVMISASHNPPGDNGIKFFGAGGSKLSPDLQRQIEAGLRGGQDGPSAATGWGQHYHRPELVSQYAESLQAPLRSRVSFSGLRVVLDLAWGAAAEVAPQVFRQLGAEVICLHNRPDGDRINVNCGSTHLGPLRAAVQEHQADLGFAFDGDADRVLAVDRQGRVVDGDYILYFWGQLLRQQNQLPQNLIISTVMANLGFEHAWLQQGGQLIRTAVGDQHVHAEMVRQGAMLGGEQSGHILCPHYGVSGDGLLTALHLAALVQQSGLSLAEWMDQSFQTYPQLLKNVRVEDRDRRLQWHTSEMLQEAIAQAEAAMVDQGRVLVRASGTEPLIRVMVEAASEELTHYWTNTLVSVVEQYAAC, translated from the coding sequence ATGGTTGTATCGGCTGTAATCAATGGTGCAGGGCATGAGCCCCCCCAAGCGGGATCGGCAGAATGGCAAGCGATCGCCCTGCCTGAGACTCAGTTATTTGGTACCGATGGTATTCGTGGGCGGGTGGGAGATGTCTTAACGGCTCCCCTAGCGCTCAAGGTCGGGTTCTGGGCGGGACAGGTGCTGCAAGCCTCGTCTCCCTCGGTGGGCCCAGTGCTGATTGGGCAAGATTCTCGCAATTCTGGCCCCATGTTGGCCATGGCGCTGTCCGCAGGGCTAACGGCGGCAGGGCTGGAGGTGTGGAACCTGGGCCTCTGTCCTACGCCCACGGTGGCCTATCTCACCCATGCCTTGGATGCTGTTGGCGGCGTGATGATTTCCGCGAGCCATAACCCGCCGGGAGATAACGGCATTAAGTTTTTTGGAGCCGGGGGCAGTAAGCTATCGCCTGATCTCCAGCGTCAGATTGAGGCCGGTCTGCGAGGTGGGCAAGATGGCCCTTCAGCGGCAACGGGATGGGGGCAGCATTACCACCGTCCTGAGTTGGTCAGTCAATATGCCGAGTCGCTCCAGGCTCCCCTGCGATCGCGGGTGAGTTTTTCGGGGTTGCGGGTCGTGTTAGATCTGGCTTGGGGCGCAGCAGCAGAGGTTGCCCCGCAGGTGTTCCGCCAACTGGGCGCTGAGGTGATCTGCCTGCACAATCGTCCCGACGGCGATCGCATTAATGTCAACTGTGGATCAACCCACCTAGGGCCCCTGCGAGCAGCCGTGCAAGAGCATCAAGCCGATCTAGGGTTTGCCTTCGATGGCGATGCCGATCGGGTGCTGGCGGTCGATCGCCAGGGTCGCGTCGTTGATGGCGACTATATTCTGTATTTCTGGGGACAACTGCTGCGTCAACAAAACCAGCTCCCTCAAAACCTGATTATCTCCACCGTGATGGCGAACCTAGGCTTTGAGCACGCTTGGCTGCAGCAGGGCGGCCAGTTGATTCGGACGGCCGTTGGCGATCAGCATGTCCATGCGGAAATGGTGCGCCAAGGGGCCATGCTGGGCGGTGAACAGTCGGGCCACATCCTCTGTCCCCACTACGGCGTCTCCGGAGATGGTCTGCTCACGGCGCTGCACTTGGCGGCATTGGTGCAGCAATCGGGTCTATCCTTGGCTGAATGGATGGATCAAAGCTTCCAAACCTATCCTCAACTGCTGAAAAATGTGCGCGTTGAAGATCGCGATCGCCGTCTGCAGTGGCACACCTCTGAGATGCTCCAGGAAGCGATCGCCCAAGCCGAAGCCGCCATGGTAGATCAGGGCCGCGTGCTCGTGCGGGCCTCGGGTACCGAACCGTTGATTCGGGTCATGGTCGAGGCGGCCAGCGAAGAGCTCACCCACTACTGGACGAACACGTTGGTCTCCGTAGTTGAGCAATACGCTGCCTGCTAA
- a CDS encoding 6-carboxytetrahydropterin synthase — protein MKCIINRRAQFSASHRYWLPELSDAENAERFGRCADAPGHGHNYVLYVSMEGDLDRYGMVLNLSDVKHVIKREVTSQLDFSSLNQAWPEFSQSLPTTENLARVIWQRLAPHLPLVRIQLFEHPELWAEYHGQSMNAHLTLSTHFSAAHRLALPHLSLEENLEIYGKCARVHGHGHNYHLEVTIAGEMDERTGMIADLGAFQQIVEDYVTEPLDHTFLNYDIPYFKEIVPTAEQIAVYIRQVLEAPIRDIGATLYKVRLIESPNNSCEVYGSAVESGYPAAQAQVPALV, from the coding sequence ATGAAATGCATCATCAATCGTCGAGCCCAGTTCTCGGCGAGTCATCGATATTGGTTGCCAGAGCTAAGCGATGCGGAGAATGCCGAACGTTTTGGTCGCTGTGCTGACGCTCCAGGCCATGGTCACAACTACGTCCTCTACGTTTCGATGGAGGGAGACCTTGACCGATACGGCATGGTGCTGAACCTATCGGATGTGAAGCATGTCATTAAGCGAGAGGTGACCAGCCAACTCGACTTTTCGTCCCTCAACCAAGCTTGGCCAGAATTTAGCCAAAGCCTACCCACAACCGAGAATCTAGCGCGGGTGATCTGGCAGCGTCTTGCTCCTCACCTGCCGCTGGTACGCATTCAGCTTTTCGAACATCCTGAACTTTGGGCAGAATACCACGGACAATCTATGAACGCACATCTAACCCTGAGCACCCATTTCAGCGCCGCCCACCGGTTGGCCTTGCCCCATCTGTCTCTAGAGGAAAATTTAGAGATCTACGGTAAATGTGCCCGAGTTCATGGTCACGGACATAACTATCACCTAGAAGTGACGATCGCGGGTGAGATGGATGAACGCACGGGCATGATTGCCGATCTCGGTGCCTTTCAACAGATCGTCGAGGATTATGTAACGGAACCCCTGGATCACACGTTCCTCAACTACGACATTCCCTACTTTAAGGAGATTGTGCCCACGGCTGAACAGATTGCTGTGTATATTCGCCAGGTGCTAGAAGCCCCGATCCGCGATATTGGCGCAACGCTCTATAAAGTGCGGTTGATTGAGAGTCCAAACAATTCTTGTGAGGTCTACGGCTCTGCTGTGGAATCGGGATATCCCGCAGCTCAAGCGCAAGTTCCGGCTTTGGTGTAA
- a CDS encoding MinD/ParA family protein — MSRVISIHSYRGGTGKSNSTANLAALVAAEGKRVGIVDTDIQSPGIHVLFGFDDQKIDRSLNDYLWGRCSIAEVAYDVTYAIGESAKPNSKIYLIPASVKAGEIARVLREGYDVGLLNEGFQDLIENLELDYLFIDTHPGLNEETLLSITISDVLLLILRPDSQDYQGTAVTVDVARKLEVPSLLMVVNKAPMVFDFDELKRRVEQTYGATVAGVLPHSDEMMVLASSGLFSVKYPDHSFTQVLRNIADHLMA; from the coding sequence ATGTCTAGAGTGATTTCGATCCACTCCTATCGGGGTGGAACCGGCAAGTCAAACTCCACCGCAAACTTAGCAGCATTAGTGGCCGCCGAAGGGAAACGCGTTGGGATTGTAGACACGGACATTCAGTCACCTGGCATTCATGTGTTGTTTGGGTTTGATGATCAAAAAATTGATCGATCGCTCAATGATTACCTCTGGGGGCGTTGTTCCATTGCTGAAGTCGCCTACGATGTCACCTACGCGATCGGTGAGAGTGCCAAGCCCAACAGCAAAATTTATTTGATCCCCGCCAGCGTCAAGGCAGGGGAAATTGCCCGAGTGCTGCGGGAAGGGTATGATGTCGGCTTACTCAATGAAGGCTTTCAAGACCTGATTGAAAATCTGGAGCTGGACTATCTCTTTATCGATACCCATCCGGGTCTCAACGAAGAAACCCTGCTGTCCATCACCATTTCTGATGTGCTGTTGCTCATCCTCCGGCCAGATTCCCAAGACTACCAAGGGACTGCCGTTACGGTGGATGTGGCCCGTAAGCTAGAGGTGCCCAGCTTGTTGATGGTCGTCAACAAGGCTCCCATGGTGTTTGACTTTGACGAACTAAAGCGTCGGGTAGAGCAAACCTATGGTGCAACCGTGGCGGGCGTTTTACCCCATTCCGATGAAATGATGGTGTTGGCCAGTAGCGGGCTCTTTTCGGTGAAATATCCAGACCACAGCTTTACCCAAGTGCTGCGCAATATTGCTGACCACCTTATGGCTTAG
- a CDS encoding AMP-binding protein produces MGNAPTPKDVEQQCRGRSWLLGDRASDLQIQFQQVLDARHADVQPWIQAGVLPTVAIADDNPAAYLASFLAACQAGCPVVLGNPKWAIAEWQTVLDVAQPTHVWGSPPPLALPTTASPLPPGWILIPTGGTSGQLRFAIHTWATLMAAAVGFQQHFHCQSVKSCCLLPLYHVSGLMQAMRVWQSQGQLAIATLPDLMEHGPQGFDPQQFFISLVPTQLQRLLDSPSSAPWLSQFRAVLLGGAPAWPTLLDDAQRRQIPIALTYGMTETAAQVATLSPHRFLQGDRSCGPALPHSAIAIVDDQGQPLPRNQPGRVVLHSSSQCLGYLPASPDREAIAGQPLLTEDLGYLTSAGDLHLVGRRSHTLITGGENVAPEEIEAAIRSTGLVADIGVVGLPDRQWGEAVTAVYVPAAETPATDQMLAQMAIALRPHLSRFKHPKYWIPVDHLPRTAQEKLQRADLKAIAHQWMTQHATPKP; encoded by the coding sequence ATGGGCAACGCTCCCACCCCTAAGGACGTAGAGCAGCAATGCCGAGGGCGATCGTGGTTGCTGGGCGATCGCGCCTCGGATCTGCAGATCCAGTTTCAGCAGGTCTTAGATGCTCGCCACGCTGACGTTCAGCCATGGATCCAGGCAGGAGTGCTGCCCACGGTGGCGATCGCAGACGATAACCCCGCCGCCTATCTGGCTAGTTTTCTAGCGGCTTGCCAGGCAGGTTGTCCGGTGGTGTTGGGTAATCCCAAGTGGGCGATCGCGGAATGGCAGACGGTGCTGGACGTCGCGCAACCCACGCATGTTTGGGGATCACCGCCACCCTTAGCGTTGCCTACCACGGCATCTCCCCTGCCCCCTGGCTGGATTTTGATTCCCACTGGCGGAACCTCAGGACAGTTGCGGTTTGCCATCCACACCTGGGCAACGCTCATGGCCGCCGCCGTGGGGTTTCAGCAGCATTTCCACTGCCAGTCCGTCAAAAGCTGTTGCCTACTGCCGCTCTACCATGTCAGTGGTCTGATGCAGGCGATGCGAGTCTGGCAATCCCAGGGACAGCTAGCGATCGCCACCCTGCCCGACCTGATGGAGCATGGGCCCCAAGGGTTTGATCCCCAACAGTTTTTTATCTCCCTGGTACCAACCCAGCTCCAGCGCCTGTTAGATTCACCCTCGTCTGCCCCGTGGCTATCCCAGTTTCGTGCTGTTTTACTGGGCGGTGCGCCAGCCTGGCCGACCTTGCTGGATGATGCCCAGCGCCGCCAGATTCCCATTGCCCTGACCTACGGCATGACGGAAACCGCTGCCCAGGTTGCCACCCTATCGCCTCACCGTTTTTTGCAGGGCGATCGCAGTTGTGGCCCGGCCCTGCCCCACAGCGCGATCGCCATCGTCGATGATCAAGGGCAGCCTCTCCCTAGGAACCAGCCTGGGCGCGTGGTGTTGCATAGCTCATCCCAGTGCCTTGGCTATCTACCGGCATCGCCGGATCGGGAGGCGATCGCCGGACAGCCCTTGCTCACCGAGGATCTTGGCTATCTAACCTCCGCCGGTGATCTCCACCTAGTGGGACGCAGGAGCCATACCCTGATTACGGGGGGCGAAAATGTTGCTCCAGAGGAGATAGAAGCTGCTATTCGGTCTACTGGACTCGTGGCGGATATTGGTGTCGTCGGTCTGCCCGATCGCCAGTGGGGAGAGGCAGTGACGGCGGTCTATGTGCCCGCTGCAGAGACCCCCGCCACGGATCAGATGCTGGCCCAGATGGCGATCGCCCTCCGCCCGCATCTCAGTCGCTTTAAGCATCCTAAATATTGGATTCCCGTGGATCACTTGCCCCGCACTGCTCAAGAAAAGCTGCAGCGCGCGGATTTAAAAGCGATCGCTCATCAGTGGATGACCCAACATGCCACACCTAAGCCATAA
- a CDS encoding o-succinylbenzoate synthase, with protein sequence MDCYRLEVRIYQRPFRMPLQTSHGRWQVRDGLIVRLENRAGQVGFGEIAPLSWLGSESLERAIAFCRRCLPMVTAEQIMQIPDTLPATQFGLGMALERLGHGARSPITWNCSHLLPTGVAALQVPLVPGGTYKWKIGVQSRQQEQQWLQERLQDWPLGAKLRLDANGGLDQAAAIAWLQVCDRLNQSTPVIEFLEQPLPADQVPQMQQLGDRYTTPIALDESLATMHHVRHWHQQGWRGIGVVKPAIAGFPQTIRQVCTDVGLDVVWSSVFETPMTQRFIAQHLAPVAGDRAVGFGINHWFVDAGCHGLEDEDLWATLPPLRT encoded by the coding sequence GTGGACTGCTATCGGCTGGAGGTGCGCATCTATCAACGGCCCTTTCGAATGCCTTTGCAGACGAGTCATGGACGTTGGCAGGTGCGGGATGGCTTAATCGTGCGGCTGGAGAACAGGGCGGGGCAGGTGGGATTTGGGGAAATTGCGCCTCTGTCTTGGTTGGGTAGTGAGTCGTTGGAAAGGGCGATCGCGTTTTGTCGGCGCTGCTTGCCGATGGTGACGGCGGAGCAGATCATGCAAATCCCCGATACGCTGCCAGCCACTCAGTTTGGCCTGGGCATGGCGCTAGAGCGGCTGGGCCATGGGGCGCGATCCCCGATCACCTGGAACTGTAGTCACCTGCTGCCCACGGGAGTTGCGGCCCTGCAGGTTCCCCTCGTGCCGGGCGGTACCTACAAGTGGAAGATTGGGGTGCAATCCCGGCAGCAGGAACAGCAATGGCTACAGGAACGGTTGCAGGATTGGCCCCTAGGCGCAAAACTACGGCTGGACGCGAATGGTGGCTTGGATCAGGCGGCGGCGATCGCTTGGTTGCAGGTCTGCGATCGCCTCAATCAGTCCACCCCGGTGATTGAATTTTTGGAACAGCCCCTGCCAGCGGATCAGGTGCCGCAGATGCAGCAGTTGGGCGATCGCTACACCACGCCCATTGCCCTCGATGAGTCGCTGGCTACCATGCATCATGTGCGGCATTGGCATCAGCAAGGCTGGCGGGGGATTGGAGTCGTCAAGCCAGCGATCGCCGGTTTTCCCCAAACGATTCGCCAGGTTTGCACCGACGTAGGGCTGGATGTTGTATGGTCGTCTGTGTTTGAAACACCCATGACCCAGCGATTTATTGCCCAGCATCTTGCCCCCGTGGCGGGCGATCGCGCCGTAGGCTTTGGGATTAACCATTGGTTTGTCGATGCAGGGTGTCACGGATTGGAGGATGAGGATCTATGGGCAACGCTCCCACCCCTAAGGACGTAG
- the rplU gene encoding 50S ribosomal protein L21, whose amino-acid sequence MAYAIIEAGGTQLRVEPGRFYDLNRFDVEDDGSVTLDQVLYIDNDGDISVGQPTVAGATVEATVLRHLRGRKIIVYKMRPKKKTRKKQGHRQELTRLMINSINLNGTVLAGTEAAAAPADVDGADEPQDAVVAD is encoded by the coding sequence ATGGCATACGCAATTATTGAAGCTGGCGGCACTCAACTACGAGTTGAGCCAGGGCGGTTTTATGACCTCAATCGCTTCGACGTGGAAGATGACGGTAGCGTCACCCTCGACCAAGTGCTCTACATCGACAACGATGGAGACATTTCCGTTGGGCAGCCCACCGTTGCCGGTGCTACGGTAGAAGCAACCGTTCTCCGCCATTTGCGCGGACGCAAAATCATCGTCTACAAGATGCGTCCGAAGAAGAAAACGCGGAAAAAGCAAGGACACCGTCAAGAATTAACCCGCTTGATGATCAACTCGATCAATCTCAATGGCACCGTGCTAGCTGGAACAGAAGCAGCAGCGGCTCCTGCGGATGTAGATGGAGCAGATGAACCGCAGGACGCGGTGGTTGCAGATTAG
- the rpmA gene encoding 50S ribosomal protein L27 — protein MAHKKGTGSTRNGRDSNAQRLGVKRFGGQVVRAGNILIRQRGTKVHPGVNVGRGSDDTLFALVDGVVTFERKGRSRKRVSVYPAMAEA, from the coding sequence ATGGCTCATAAGAAAGGAACAGGTAGTACTCGGAACGGTCGGGACTCTAATGCTCAGCGACTCGGCGTTAAGCGCTTCGGTGGGCAAGTGGTTCGGGCTGGCAACATTTTGATCCGCCAACGAGGCACCAAGGTGCATCCTGGTGTTAATGTGGGCCGCGGCAGTGATGACACGCTGTTTGCCCTCGTTGATGGGGTTGTAACCTTCGAACGTAAAGGACGAAGCCGTAAGCGGGTCAGCGTTTACCCAGCTATGGCTGAAGCTTAG
- a CDS encoding GGDEF domain-containing response regulator, translating into MPDRHFIQSFDHVSIDILIVDDKPNNLRLLSTLLEREGYSVRKALDGEMAITAINTLSPDLVLLDIMMPGLDGYEVCKRLKDNPHTTEIPIIFLTALNEAFDKVKAFDVGGSDYITKPFQIEEVLIRIRNQVMLKLSEERMRHLNAELEERVIERTQQLQSANQQLLDMALHDMLTGLPNRALFMQELQGALDAHHQGNETFAVLFLDCDRFKIVNDSLGHCFGDAVLIHISQRLRSNLEPTDLLARLGGDEFAVLLPNILHSDQAIARTEALLQTFSHPFQIEGREIFLDASVGIVVGNKTYSKPEYILRDADNAMYRAKASKNHRYHVFDASMHQEALQRLQLEVDLRRAIEQGGLTLYYQPIVCLKTGRIVAVEALVRWFHEAHGMISPVDFIPVAEETGLIHPLGNWVLLEGCRQLRQWQVNQQVDESFSMSINLSVQQFHDPHLIDHIDQILQATQVRPQNLDLEITESVIMEGLMPTMNMLHQIKARQILLSLDDFGTGFSSLSYLHAFPFDLLKIDKSFIQRLDHTSSESVNLVPAIMAIAQTLKIQVIAEGIESLPQLRDLQRLNCARGQGFLFAKPMPPESLQPLLGVSLFNQPLSLDYSSTEVRSSRPT; encoded by the coding sequence ATGCCTGATCGTCACTTTATCCAGTCGTTTGATCACGTCTCCATTGATATTTTGATTGTGGACGACAAACCCAACAATCTACGTCTCCTATCCACTCTTTTAGAACGCGAAGGCTATAGCGTTCGCAAGGCCCTTGATGGAGAAATGGCGATCACTGCAATCAATACCCTTTCCCCCGATCTAGTTTTGCTAGACATTATGATGCCTGGTCTGGATGGGTATGAAGTATGCAAGCGGTTGAAGGATAATCCTCATACCACTGAAATTCCAATTATTTTTCTCACGGCTCTCAACGAAGCCTTTGATAAGGTCAAGGCATTTGATGTAGGTGGTTCTGACTACATTACTAAACCGTTTCAAATTGAAGAAGTCTTGATCCGCATCCGTAACCAGGTGATGCTCAAGCTATCGGAGGAGCGGATGCGCCACCTCAATGCGGAGTTAGAGGAACGGGTGATTGAGCGCACCCAACAGCTTCAGTCTGCCAATCAGCAGCTCCTAGACATGGCGCTCCACGATATGCTCACAGGGCTGCCTAATCGAGCCCTTTTCATGCAAGAGCTGCAAGGAGCCCTGGATGCTCACCATCAAGGCAATGAAACCTTTGCCGTTTTGTTTCTAGACTGCGATCGCTTCAAAATCGTCAACGATTCCCTCGGTCATTGCTTTGGCGATGCGGTGTTGATCCACATCAGCCAGCGACTGCGCTCCAACCTAGAGCCGACCGACCTCCTAGCACGACTGGGCGGTGACGAATTTGCCGTTCTCTTACCCAATATTCTCCATAGCGATCAAGCGATCGCTCGCACTGAGGCTTTGCTCCAAACCTTTAGCCATCCCTTTCAAATTGAAGGACGGGAAATCTTTTTAGATGCCAGTGTTGGCATTGTGGTGGGAAATAAAACATACTCCAAACCCGAGTACATTCTGCGCGATGCCGATAATGCTATGTATCGGGCTAAGGCTTCAAAAAATCATCGATATCATGTCTTCGATGCATCCATGCATCAGGAGGCCCTGCAGCGTCTACAGCTCGAAGTGGATCTACGGCGAGCTATTGAACAAGGAGGGCTCACCCTATACTACCAACCCATCGTATGTCTGAAAACGGGGCGAATTGTGGCCGTGGAGGCCTTAGTGCGGTGGTTCCATGAAGCCCATGGCATGATTTCCCCTGTTGACTTCATTCCGGTTGCCGAAGAAACAGGATTGATCCATCCCCTGGGCAATTGGGTGTTGTTGGAAGGGTGCCGACAGTTGCGGCAGTGGCAAGTCAATCAGCAGGTTGATGAAAGCTTTAGCATGAGCATCAATTTGTCGGTGCAACAGTTCCATGATCCCCATTTGATTGACCACATCGACCAGATTTTACAGGCAACCCAAGTCCGTCCTCAAAACTTAGACTTAGAAATTACTGAAAGCGTAATTATGGAAGGGCTGATGCCCACCATGAATATGCTGCACCAAATCAAAGCGCGGCAAATTCTCCTCAGCCTCGACGATTTTGGCACGGGCTTTTCGTCCCTCAGCTATTTACATGCCTTTCCGTTTGATTTGCTCAAGATTGATAAATCCTTCATTCAGCGGTTGGATCACACCTCTAGTGAATCCGTGAATCTAGTGCCGGCCATCATGGCGATCGCCCAAACCTTGAAGATTCAGGTGATTGCAGAAGGGATTGAATCCTTGCCCCAGCTTCGGGATCTCCAGCGGCTGAACTGTGCTCGTGGTCAAGGCTTCCTCTTTGCAAAACCTATGCCACCGGAGTCACTGCAACCGCTGCTTGGTGTCTCATTGTTCAACCAACCCTTGAGCCTGGACTATTCATCCACAGAAGTCCGGTCATCGCGACCTACGTGA
- a CDS encoding DUF4335 domain-containing protein, with amino-acid sequence MPSVLRRYTPPTCTLEIMAQGSALSRWTDRQVLKQVKFRLHFDDPRIPKDKQQSISGDRQQLEALCQVVTDYVQTMLYTPPSLSPRPLLLLDAPPLARQAPAPLTDIAITPQGLLYHQLSLGHLATPESGPTIALSVTQLADLSTALDAYQADAVAIPTLAQPKGLGVIQGWWQVAAIAVFVMGTTVSAVQFLPSQMSMETVSESDAASRGDEIESSASAPASQRPNQRPNRRQRAEDEANESADPLPDDLLADDPGLDLPPAGAPRRGEGRSRQGRQVPPTPSPRDLSRESPRSPTDLPQEPAIASESAPSTLTVPNAGQREMSPSAESSGQAEQADIIEPFELDDFSPEERGTPRAPIAPGTAFDRLPQVSEVRDYFQQTWTPPSDLTQSLEYRLSIDSSGVLQSVTPLGQPSRDYLDSTAMPSSDQPFVSPTPGQSLQIRLLLSPAGTVQTFLESDN; translated from the coding sequence ATGCCTTCAGTGCTCCGCCGATATACTCCACCCACCTGCACCCTGGAAATTATGGCCCAAGGGTCTGCGCTGTCCCGATGGACCGATCGCCAGGTGCTCAAACAGGTCAAATTTCGTCTACATTTTGACGATCCGCGTATTCCCAAGGATAAGCAGCAGAGCATCAGTGGCGATCGCCAACAGCTTGAGGCGCTCTGCCAAGTGGTGACGGACTATGTGCAGACGATGCTGTATACACCGCCATCCCTCTCTCCCCGTCCTCTGTTGTTGCTGGACGCTCCGCCATTGGCAAGGCAAGCCCCGGCACCGTTGACGGATATAGCGATTACGCCCCAAGGGTTGCTCTACCATCAGCTATCGTTGGGGCATTTGGCGACCCCAGAATCGGGGCCGACCATTGCTCTGAGTGTGACCCAACTGGCAGATTTATCGACGGCGTTAGATGCATATCAGGCGGATGCTGTGGCGATCCCGACCCTAGCTCAGCCCAAGGGCCTGGGCGTTATCCAAGGGTGGTGGCAAGTGGCGGCGATCGCTGTTTTTGTGATGGGAACTACGGTGTCTGCCGTGCAGTTTTTGCCATCGCAGATGTCGATGGAAACAGTGAGTGAATCGGATGCGGCCTCCCGTGGTGATGAGATCGAGAGCAGCGCCAGCGCCCCCGCCAGCCAGCGCCCCAACCAGCGCCCCAACCGTCGCCAGCGGGCCGAGGATGAGGCTAATGAATCTGCCGATCCTTTACCAGATGATCTCCTAGCCGACGATCCCGGTCTAGATCTGCCTCCTGCTGGTGCTCCCCGTCGGGGCGAAGGGCGATCGCGCCAGGGGAGGCAAGTACCGCCTACGCCATCCCCTAGAGATTTATCTAGAGAGTCTCCTAGATCGCCCACTGATCTGCCCCAAGAGCCAGCGATCGCCAGCGAATCTGCCCCCTCTACCTTGACTGTTCCTAATGCGGGGCAACGTGAGATGTCGCCATCAGCAGAGTCGTCAGGGCAAGCAGAGCAGGCAGATATCATCGAACCCTTTGAGCTTGACGACTTTAGTCCAGAAGAACGAGGTACGCCCCGCGCGCCGATCGCCCCCGGTACGGCCTTTGATCGGCTCCCTCAAGTGTCAGAAGTTCGCGACTATTTTCAACAAACCTGGACACCGCCGTCAGACTTAACCCAGTCCTTGGAATATCGACTATCGATTGACAGCAGCGGCGTGCTACAGTCGGTCACTCCCCTGGGGCAACCCTCGCGCGATTATCTGGACAGCACGGCCATGCCCAGCAGCGATCAGCCCTTTGTTTCGCCGACCCCTGGCCAATCGCTGCAAATCCGTTTGCTTCTCAGTCCCGCAGGAACCGTGCAAACATTTTTAGAAAGCGACAATTAA
- a CDS encoding DUF3038 domain-containing protein, which yields MPSIAQPSPSIQDRFPLAQQPDPDQLDDIKAQLDLILMAIEALATIGSDAMLQAAQDLGLSDVVGDRVALWRLRQSSPLRKGQGRKRLDVDEARSLVLIICHLAQQHAELIRRSVSLLEQLTEQGRPPHQAALLGDYLDRFGNTYEERMDESHQISSDEQTYLALKLLIDLLFYSLPNGSQRLWLALFTRVHHP from the coding sequence ATGCCCTCCATTGCTCAACCCTCCCCATCGATTCAAGACCGCTTTCCGTTAGCCCAGCAGCCTGACCCCGACCAGCTCGATGACATCAAAGCGCAACTCGACTTAATTTTGATGGCGATCGAGGCGTTGGCCACCATTGGGTCAGATGCCATGCTGCAGGCGGCTCAAGACTTGGGCTTGTCTGACGTTGTGGGCGATCGCGTCGCCCTATGGCGATTGCGGCAATCTAGCCCTCTGCGTAAGGGGCAGGGACGGAAGCGCTTGGATGTCGATGAAGCGCGATCGCTGGTGCTGATCATCTGCCACCTTGCCCAGCAGCATGCCGAGTTAATTCGGCGCAGCGTCTCTCTTTTGGAGCAACTCACGGAGCAAGGTCGTCCTCCCCACCAGGCGGCTTTGCTGGGTGACTACCTCGATCGCTTCGGCAATACCTATGAAGAGCGGATGGATGAATCCCATCAGATCTCCAGCGATGAGCAAACCTATCTGGCTCTGAAGCTGTTGATTGATCTGCTGTTTTATAGTTTGCCGAATGGCTCTCAACGGCTTTGGCTAGCATTATTCACGCGCGTTCATCATCCATAA